The Thiohalophilus sp. genome has a window encoding:
- a CDS encoding S41 family peptidase codes for MNAFTRNTLILLLGLVLGVSLSITGGVIAERQPPVAEHLPLETVQALSEVFQRVKENYVEDVDDKTLLENAIRGMLTGLDPHSSYLDEKATTELRIGTSGEFGGLGIVVGMEDGFVKVVSPIDNTPAAKAGIQSGDMIIRLDDKSVKGMSLDDAVKLMRGEPGSKITLTVVREGESKPLTFELTRDKIRVESVKARLLGDGYGYVRISNFQMRTGADLRKEVTRLKKENNGNLKGLVLDLRNNPGGLLDAAISVSDAFITEGDIVSIKGRTADNKKTARASPEDILKGAPIVVLINGGSASASEIVAGALQDHRRGIIMGSKSFGKGSVQSVIDLQNNTAIKLTTALYYTPSMRSIQAEGIQPDIKLSDVTVAAREDGFKPLREADLGGHLMNGNGEDTETDSADQKSDKEDDLSLASDDYPVFEALNLLKGLHLLQTRE; via the coding sequence ATGAATGCCTTTACCCGTAACACTCTTATTCTGCTGCTTGGCCTGGTGCTGGGCGTCTCTCTCTCGATCACCGGCGGGGTGATTGCCGAGCGTCAGCCGCCGGTTGCCGAACACTTGCCGCTGGAAACCGTGCAGGCCCTGAGCGAAGTGTTCCAGCGTGTGAAAGAGAACTACGTCGAGGATGTCGACGACAAGACCCTGCTGGAAAATGCCATTCGCGGCATGCTGACCGGACTCGATCCCCATTCCAGCTACCTGGACGAGAAGGCGACCACCGAGCTGCGCATCGGCACCTCCGGTGAATTCGGCGGGCTGGGGATCGTGGTCGGCATGGAAGATGGCTTCGTCAAGGTGGTTTCCCCCATCGATAATACGCCCGCTGCAAAAGCGGGTATTCAAAGTGGTGATATGATCATCCGGCTTGATGACAAGTCGGTCAAAGGCATGAGCCTGGACGACGCGGTCAAGCTGATGCGCGGTGAGCCCGGCAGCAAGATCACGCTGACCGTCGTGCGCGAAGGTGAAAGCAAGCCGCTCACCTTTGAACTGACGCGAGACAAGATCCGGGTAGAAAGTGTCAAGGCGCGATTGCTGGGCGATGGGTATGGATATGTTCGCATCTCCAACTTTCAGATGCGCACCGGCGCGGATCTGCGCAAGGAAGTGACCCGGCTGAAAAAAGAAAACAACGGCAATCTCAAGGGGCTGGTACTGGATCTGCGTAACAATCCAGGCGGCCTGCTCGATGCCGCGATCTCCGTCTCCGATGCGTTTATCACCGAAGGTGACATCGTCTCCATCAAGGGGCGCACGGCCGACAACAAGAAAACCGCCCGTGCCTCGCCCGAGGACATCCTCAAGGGCGCGCCGATTGTGGTGCTGATCAATGGCGGTTCGGCCTCGGCCTCGGAGATCGTCGCCGGCGCCCTGCAGGACCATCGCCGTGGCATCATCATGGGTAGCAAAAGCTTTGGCAAGGGTTCGGTGCAGTCCGTGATCGATCTGCAAAACAACACCGCCATCAAGCTGACCACGGCGTTGTATTACACGCCGAGTATGCGTTCGATTCAGGCCGAAGGGATCCAGCCGGATATCAAGCTCAGCGATGTGACCGTGGCGGCCCGCGAAGATGGCTTCAAGCCGTTGCGCGAGGCGGATCTCGGCGGTCACCTGATGAATGGCAACGGCGAGGATACAGAGACAGACAGCGCCGATCAGAAGAGTGATAAAGAAGACGATCTTTCCCTGGCCAGCGACGATTATCCGGTCTTCGAGGCGCTGAACCTGCTCAAGGGGCTGCATCTGCTTCAAACTCGGGAGTAA
- a CDS encoding DJ-1 family glyoxalase III, which produces MANVLIPLAQGCEELEAVTVIDLLRRAGVEVTTVGLDDQPVKASRGTVLMPDTTLEAVLDRDFDMIVLPGGLPGADHLNNDPRIHTLLLQMTDADKYTAAICAAPKVLASAGLLNGKHATSFPGALDNIQTDNLQYEQTPVVVDGKVITSRGPGTAMDFALTLIEHLLGKAKRDEVEAGLQRPAA; this is translated from the coding sequence ATGGCCAATGTACTCATCCCGCTCGCCCAGGGTTGCGAAGAACTCGAAGCCGTAACCGTCATCGATCTGCTGCGCCGTGCCGGCGTCGAGGTGACCACCGTCGGCCTCGACGATCAGCCGGTCAAGGCCAGTCGCGGAACCGTGTTGATGCCGGATACCACCCTGGAGGCGGTGCTGGACAGGGATTTCGATATGATCGTCCTGCCCGGTGGATTGCCCGGGGCCGATCACCTCAACAACGACCCGCGCATTCACACGCTGTTATTGCAGATGACCGATGCCGACAAATACACCGCGGCCATCTGCGCCGCCCCCAAGGTACTGGCCAGTGCCGGGTTATTAAATGGCAAGCATGCCACCAGTTTCCCCGGTGCGCTGGACAACATTCAGACCGACAACCTGCAATATGAACAGACACCGGTCGTCGTCGACGGCAAGGTGATTACCTCGCGCGGTCCCGGCACGGCAATGGATTTTGCCCTGACCCTGATTGAGCATCTATTGGGTAAAGCTAAACGGGATGAAGTCGAGGCTGGATTGCAACGTCCTGCTGCTTGA
- a CDS encoding DUF2892 domain-containing protein translates to MTTERIIRSLAGFLLLLSLALGVEASPVYHSVHWLWLTAFVSLNLLQSGFTNFCPPEKLLKRFGVKSSH, encoded by the coding sequence ATGACGACTGAAAGAATCATCCGTTCGCTGGCCGGTTTTCTGTTGCTGCTCTCCCTGGCACTGGGCGTGGAAGCCAGCCCGGTCTATCACAGCGTTCACTGGTTGTGGCTGACCGCCTTTGTCAGCCTGAACCTGCTGCAAAGCGGCTTCACCAATTTCTGCCCGCCGGAAAAACTATTAAAACGCTTCGGCGTCAAAAGCAGTCACTAA
- the trxC gene encoding thioredoxin TrxC — protein MSNALHIVCPHCDSINRLPADKLSAGGKCGKCRQPLFDGRPVELTAGNFARHIGKNDIPVVVDFWAPWCGPCKMMAPVFEQAAAQLQPKLRLAKVNTEQQQQLAAQYQIRSIPTLAVFKHGQELGRQAGAMDLSNLSRWAQQFI, from the coding sequence ATGAGCAACGCACTGCATATCGTTTGCCCGCATTGCGACAGCATCAACCGGCTGCCGGCCGACAAACTGAGCGCGGGCGGCAAGTGCGGCAAATGCCGTCAGCCCCTGTTTGACGGGCGGCCTGTCGAATTGACCGCCGGCAACTTTGCCCGGCATATCGGCAAAAACGACATTCCCGTTGTGGTCGACTTCTGGGCGCCCTGGTGCGGCCCGTGCAAGATGATGGCCCCGGTGTTCGAACAGGCCGCCGCGCAACTGCAACCGAAGCTGCGCCTGGCCAAGGTCAACACCGAACAGCAGCAACAGCTGGCCGCCCAATACCAGATCCGCAGCATCCCGACCCTGGCCGTGTTCAAGCACGGCCAGGAGCTGGGACGCCAGGCCGGTGCCATGGATCTATCGAACCTGAGCCGCTGGGCGCAGCAGTTTATCTGA
- a CDS encoding divergent polysaccharide deacetylase family protein has protein sequence MGATTALADTQSTPAAAGSLQPAVSIIIDDLGNQQRSGLRAIDLPGPVTYAILPHRPFTRLLARHAHRQNKEVMIHLPMEAETGAALGPGGAGARHGRATVQNRGAPEFRGGTPRRGLQQPHG, from the coding sequence TTGGGCGCAACAACCGCGCTGGCCGACACTCAGAGCACACCGGCGGCGGCTGGCAGCCTGCAGCCGGCGGTCAGTATCATCATTGACGATCTGGGCAACCAGCAGCGCAGCGGGCTGCGCGCCATCGATCTGCCCGGCCCGGTGACCTACGCCATCCTGCCCCATCGCCCGTTTACCCGCCTGCTGGCCCGCCATGCCCACCGGCAGAACAAGGAAGTGATGATTCACCTTCCCATGGAAGCCGAGACCGGGGCGGCGCTGGGCCCCGGCGGCGCTGGTGCACGACATGGGCGAGCAACAGTTCAAAACCGCGGTGCGCCGGAATTTCGAGGCGGTACCCCACGCCGTGGGCTTCAACAACCACATGGGTAG
- a CDS encoding metalloregulator ArsR/SmtB family transcription factor — MNTETMEMPGLMTRDEDIDRASRSLKAMSHPLRLKILCTLGDQETSVQDIVEQVGTSQSNISQHLAILRDKGILDSRKDANRVYYRVGDARTLRLIEMMREVFCSAS; from the coding sequence ATGAATACAGAGACGATGGAAATGCCCGGTTTGATGACCCGCGACGAGGATATTGACCGCGCCTCCCGTTCCCTCAAGGCGATGTCACATCCGCTACGGCTGAAAATCCTGTGCACCCTGGGCGACCAGGAGACCAGTGTTCAGGATATCGTCGAACAGGTCGGTACCTCGCAGAGCAATATTTCACAGCATCTGGCGATTCTGCGCGACAAGGGGATTCTCGACTCCCGCAAGGACGCCAACCGCGTCTATTACCGGGTGGGTGATGCGCGAACCCTGCGCCTGATCGAAATGATGCGCGAGGTGTTCTGCAGCGCCAGCTGA
- a CDS encoding murein hydrolase activator EnvC family protein, whose translation MLAALPRWIILLVLMFPLASPPVVHADSATQQQKARELEALRAKIDELKQELASRRDLHSEVVRELQQIETRIGRQVKSLRNIKDQLKTRNRKLARLQQEQRQLQDELAEQRELLGQQIKAAYIIGRQEFLKLLLNQQSPAALGRVSTYYDYFNRARSEQIEQAIETITRLDRVESEIEAQRGELQTLLARETRQKQELEKNFRQRSQALVQLKREISSKDQQLSRLREDEKQLQQLLQGLNRELGDLLMGKDSQKRFAERRGRLTWPARGDVQKLFGQSRNAGKLRWNGVLIGDSAGNTVYAVAPGRVAYADWLRGYGLLMIIDHGDGYMSLYGHNQGLLKEVGDWVEADEPIAEVGSSGGRDEAGLYFEIRHNGKPTNPASWCRRTRRG comes from the coding sequence ATGTTAGCCGCCCTCCCCCGCTGGATAATCTTGCTGGTACTGATGTTCCCGCTGGCGTCACCGCCTGTGGTGCACGCCGATTCCGCCACGCAACAGCAAAAGGCCCGTGAGCTGGAGGCGCTGCGGGCGAAGATCGATGAGCTCAAACAGGAACTGGCCTCGCGACGGGATCTGCACAGTGAAGTGGTGCGCGAACTGCAACAGATCGAAACCCGTATCGGTCGGCAGGTCAAAAGCCTGCGTAATATCAAAGATCAGTTAAAAACCCGGAACCGCAAGCTTGCCCGGCTGCAACAGGAGCAACGCCAGTTGCAGGACGAGCTCGCCGAGCAGCGCGAGTTGCTGGGCCAGCAGATCAAGGCCGCCTATATCATCGGTCGTCAGGAATTTCTCAAGCTGTTGCTCAATCAGCAAAGTCCGGCCGCGCTCGGGCGCGTTTCCACCTATTACGATTATTTCAATCGTGCCCGCAGCGAACAGATCGAACAGGCCATTGAGACGATCACCCGTCTGGATCGGGTGGAAAGCGAGATCGAAGCGCAGCGCGGTGAATTGCAAACTCTGCTGGCGCGAGAAACCCGGCAGAAGCAGGAGCTGGAAAAAAACTTTCGTCAGCGCTCCCAGGCCCTGGTGCAGCTCAAGCGGGAAATCAGCAGCAAGGATCAGCAGCTGAGCCGTCTGCGGGAGGATGAAAAACAGTTACAGCAACTGTTGCAGGGGCTGAACCGGGAACTGGGCGATTTGCTGATGGGCAAGGACAGCCAGAAGCGCTTCGCCGAACGGCGGGGGCGGTTGACCTGGCCGGCCCGGGGCGATGTGCAAAAACTGTTCGGCCAGTCACGCAATGCCGGCAAGCTGCGCTGGAACGGGGTCTTGATCGGCGACAGTGCCGGCAATACAGTCTATGCGGTGGCGCCCGGCCGGGTTGCCTATGCCGACTGGCTGCGGGGCTATGGGCTGCTGATGATCATCGATCATGGCGACGGCTACATGAGCCTGTATGGCCATAATCAGGGTCTGTTAAAAGAGGTTGGTGACTGGGTCGAGGCGGACGAGCCGATCGCCGAGGTGGGCAGTAGCGGCGGCCGGGATGAAGCGGGACTCTATTTTGAAATCCGTCACAACGGCAAGCCGACCAATCCCGCCAGCTGGTGTCGCCGGACCCGGCGCGGATGA
- a CDS encoding rhodanese-like domain-containing protein — protein sequence MDQLTTFVTNNWILVGALIVILFLLVYSYIGGSLRGYASTSPSEAVKMINREDALVLDVREDTEYQEGHIINAMHLPLSQLNDQMKKLEKHKEQPIIVACRSGQRSGQACATLKKAGFDNVYNLGGGILAWKNANLPLVNQKQSK from the coding sequence GTGGATCAACTCACCACCTTCGTCACCAACAACTGGATTCTGGTCGGCGCCCTGATCGTTATCCTGTTTTTGCTGGTCTACAGTTACATCGGCGGGAGTTTGCGCGGCTATGCCTCCACCTCGCCCAGCGAGGCGGTGAAAATGATCAATCGTGAGGACGCGCTGGTCCTGGACGTGCGGGAAGACACGGAATACCAGGAAGGGCATATCATCAACGCCATGCATCTGCCGCTCAGCCAGCTTAACGATCAGATGAAAAAGCTGGAAAAACACAAAGAGCAGCCGATCATCGTGGCCTGCCGTTCCGGCCAGCGTTCCGGCCAGGCCTGCGCCACGCTCAAAAAGGCCGGTTTCGACAACGTCTACAATCTCGGCGGCGGTATCCTGGCGTGGAAGAACGCCAATCTGCCGCTGGTCAATCAAAAACAAAGCAAATAA
- a CDS encoding NAD(P)H-dependent glycerol-3-phosphate dehydrogenase — MARPAQRFAVLGAGSWGTALAMLLADNGHSVTLWTHRPEQADILNRDRANQRYLHGLGFPKGLSASGDLETTVDGADIILLVVPSHAFRETLTRIKPLLRGDHKVCWATKGLEPGSQKLLHQQAEEELGSDIPMAVISGPTFAREVAQKLPGAVTIASRNSDYALELARALHNDHFRAYTGEDIIGVEVGGACKNVLAIAAGAADGLGFGANARAALIARGVAEIMRLGVALDAQHDTFMGLTGLGDLVLTCTDNQSRNRRLGLALGQGRSKDEVVEEIGQVVEGINTCKEVFALAQRHNVDMPITEQVYRVIHESHTPTEALHALMERAIRPELD, encoded by the coding sequence ATGGCCCGTCCCGCGCAACGCTTTGCCGTTCTGGGCGCCGGCTCCTGGGGCACGGCGCTGGCCATGCTGCTGGCCGACAACGGCCACAGCGTCACGCTCTGGACCCACCGTCCCGAGCAGGCCGACATCCTCAATCGCGACCGCGCCAATCAACGTTACCTGCACGGCCTGGGCTTTCCCAAAGGCCTGAGCGCCAGCGGCGATCTCGAGACCACGGTCGACGGGGCGGATATCATTTTGCTGGTGGTCCCGAGCCACGCCTTTCGCGAGACCCTGACCCGCATCAAACCCCTGCTGCGCGGCGACCATAAAGTCTGCTGGGCCACCAAGGGGCTGGAACCGGGCAGCCAGAAACTGCTGCATCAACAGGCCGAGGAGGAACTGGGCAGCGACATTCCCATGGCCGTCATCTCCGGGCCGACCTTCGCCCGCGAAGTGGCGCAGAAACTGCCCGGCGCGGTCACCATCGCCTCGCGCAACAGCGATTATGCCCTGGAACTGGCCCGCGCCCTGCACAACGATCACTTCCGCGCCTATACCGGCGAGGACATCATCGGCGTCGAAGTCGGCGGCGCCTGCAAGAACGTGCTGGCCATCGCCGCCGGCGCCGCCGACGGCCTGGGCTTCGGTGCCAACGCCCGCGCCGCCCTGATCGCCCGCGGTGTCGCCGAGATCATGCGCCTGGGCGTGGCGCTCGATGCCCAGCACGACACCTTCATGGGCCTCACCGGCCTGGGCGATCTGGTCCTCACCTGCACCGACAACCAGTCCCGCAACCGCCGCCTCGGCCTGGCGCTGGGCCAGGGTCGCAGCAAGGACGAAGTGGTCGAGGAGATCGGCCAGGTGGTCGAAGGCATCAACACCTGCAAGGAAGTCTTCGCCCTGGCGCAGCGGCATAATGTCGACATGCCCATCACCGAACAGGTCTACCGCGTCATCCACGAAAGCCACACCCCCACCGAAGCCCTGCATGCCCTGATGGAACGTGCCATCCGACCGGAGCTGGATTAA
- a CDS encoding divergent polysaccharide deacetylase family protein: MGEQQFKTAVRRNFEAVPHAVGFNNHMGSLLTASTSRMRWLMQAAMFRDDLYFIDSRTTHHTVAEQQASQRRIRNTSRDIFLDYRDDAQVVAEQLTKLIQRARRDGTALAIGHPYPATLTTLEQWLPLLQEHGVRLVPVSELIELRQQRRDSTWPMYSSRSPRVAKNSKP, translated from the coding sequence ATGGGCGAGCAACAGTTCAAAACCGCGGTGCGCCGGAATTTCGAGGCGGTACCCCACGCCGTGGGCTTCAACAACCACATGGGTAGTCTGCTGACCGCCAGTACCAGCCGCATGCGCTGGTTGATGCAGGCCGCCATGTTTCGCGATGATCTCTATTTCATCGACAGTCGCACCACGCATCATACCGTGGCCGAGCAACAGGCCAGCCAGCGGCGGATCCGCAACACCTCGCGGGATATTTTTCTCGATTACCGCGACGATGCGCAGGTGGTCGCCGAACAATTGACTAAACTGATCCAGCGGGCCCGGCGTGACGGGACCGCTCTGGCCATCGGCCACCCCTATCCGGCGACCCTGACAACGCTGGAACAGTGGCTGCCGCTGCTGCAGGAGCATGGCGTGCGCCTGGTCCCGGTGTCCGAACTGATTGAACTGCGACAACAACGGAGGGATTCCACATGGCCAATGTACTCATCCCGCTCGCCCAGGGTTGCGAAGAACTCGAAGCCGTAA
- the grxC gene encoding glutaredoxin 3, whose protein sequence is MADITIYTTRFCPYCVRAKRLLDSKQVSYHEIPVDSDNEQRQIMMERSKGHTVPQIFINDEHVGGCDELYALESAGQLDQRLGLSDA, encoded by the coding sequence ATGGCTGACATTACCATCTACACCACCCGCTTCTGTCCCTACTGTGTGCGTGCCAAGCGACTGCTCGACAGCAAGCAGGTCAGCTATCATGAAATCCCGGTCGACAGCGATAATGAACAACGCCAGATCATGATGGAACGCAGCAAGGGCCACACGGTGCCGCAGATCTTTATCAACGATGAACATGTGGGTGGCTGCGATGAACTCTATGCCCTGGAATCCGCGGGCCAGCTGGATCAGCGCCTGGGACTGAGCGACGCCTGA
- the secB gene encoding protein-export chaperone SecB, whose translation MADNDTPQTSDQQASSENAEQQFAVQKIYTKDISFESPNAPTIFTEQLQPQINLELNSNGKRVADDVYEVVLALTVTVKHEEKTAYLIEVQQSGVFYIKGFNRDELGHMLGSFCPEMLFPYAREVVSDIATRGGFPQLLLAPVNFEALYAKHLADQQQAATESAEQ comes from the coding sequence ATGGCCGATAACGACACCCCGCAAACTTCTGACCAGCAAGCGTCGAGCGAGAATGCCGAACAGCAATTCGCCGTCCAGAAGATCTACACCAAGGATATCTCTTTCGAATCGCCCAACGCGCCGACGATCTTTACCGAACAGCTGCAACCGCAGATCAACCTCGAGCTGAACAGCAACGGCAAGCGCGTCGCCGACGATGTCTACGAGGTCGTGCTGGCATTGACAGTCACCGTCAAGCACGAAGAGAAGACCGCCTATCTGATCGAAGTCCAGCAAAGCGGCGTCTTTTATATCAAGGGATTCAATCGCGACGAACTGGGCCACATGCTCGGCAGTTTCTGCCCCGAGATGCTGTTCCCCTATGCCCGCGAAGTGGTCTCGGATATTGCCACCCGCGGCGGCTTCCCGCAGCTGTTACTCGCGCCGGTCAACTTCGAGGCCCTGTACGCCAAGCACCTGGCCGATCAGCAACAGGCCGCCACCGAAAGCGCCGAACAGTAA
- the gpmI gene encoding 2,3-bisphosphoglycerate-independent phosphoglycerate mutase has translation MSQNPKPMVLVILDGWGYSEITEGNAIEHANKPVWDRLWQECPHTLIRGSGAEVGLPADQMGNSEVGHLNLGAGRVVYQEYTRVSRSIKTGSFFANQTLVDAAQLAVDTDRAVHILGLLSPGGVHSHEEHIHAMAELAVNQGAKKVYVHAFLDGRDTAPKSAAASIEKMEAKFAEIGGGRFASIIGRYFAMDRDHRWPRIQSAYDLITLGKGEFTAETAAQGLEMAYARDETDEFVKSTAIVPAGSEPVKVEDGDVIVFMNYRSDRARQITRPFIEPDFDAFERAATPKLGRFVSLTEYNAEYDVPVAYPPDRLKNVFGEYISGLGMHQLRIAETEKYAHVTFFFNGGREEPFEFEDRVLINSPNVATYDLQPEMSAPELTDKLVAAIESDEYDVIICNYANPDMVGHSGNFDATVKAIEALDECVGRVVESVRQAGGEMLITADHGNAEMMQNPETNQAHTAHTTNLVPLIYVGRGFALEDNGALSDIAPTMLELMGIPQPSEMNGRSLIAQSEDAVQDTV, from the coding sequence ATGTCACAGAATCCGAAACCGATGGTCCTGGTTATTCTCGATGGCTGGGGTTACTCCGAAATCACCGAAGGCAATGCCATTGAGCATGCCAACAAGCCGGTCTGGGACCGCCTGTGGCAGGAATGCCCGCACACCCTGATTCGCGGCTCCGGCGCCGAGGTCGGGCTGCCTGCCGACCAGATGGGCAACTCCGAGGTGGGGCATCTCAATCTGGGCGCCGGGCGCGTGGTCTACCAGGAGTACACCCGGGTCAGTCGCTCGATCAAAACCGGCTCGTTTTTCGCCAACCAGACCCTGGTGGACGCCGCCCAGCTGGCGGTGGACACCGACCGGGCGGTGCATATCCTCGGCCTGCTCTCCCCCGGCGGCGTGCACAGCCACGAAGAGCATATCCACGCCATGGCCGAGCTGGCGGTCAACCAGGGCGCGAAAAAGGTCTATGTGCATGCCTTTCTGGACGGCCGCGATACCGCGCCCAAAAGTGCCGCCGCGTCGATCGAGAAAATGGAAGCCAAATTCGCCGAGATCGGTGGCGGGCGCTTTGCCTCCATCATCGGGCGCTATTTCGCCATGGATCGGGACCACCGCTGGCCGCGAATCCAGAGCGCCTATGATCTGATTACCCTTGGCAAGGGCGAGTTCACTGCCGAAACCGCCGCGCAGGGGCTGGAGATGGCCTACGCGCGTGACGAGACCGATGAGTTCGTCAAGTCCACCGCCATCGTGCCGGCTGGCAGCGAGCCGGTGAAAGTGGAAGACGGCGATGTGATCGTGTTTATGAATTACCGCTCCGATCGCGCGCGCCAGATCACCCGACCCTTTATCGAGCCCGATTTCGATGCCTTCGAGCGCGCGGCGACCCCGAAACTGGGCCGCTTTGTCAGCCTGACCGAATACAACGCGGAATACGATGTTCCGGTGGCTTATCCCCCCGATCGGCTCAAAAACGTGTTCGGCGAATACATTTCCGGACTGGGCATGCATCAGTTGCGCATCGCCGAGACCGAAAAATATGCCCACGTGACCTTCTTTTTTAATGGCGGGCGCGAGGAGCCGTTTGAATTCGAGGACCGGGTGCTGATCAACTCGCCCAACGTGGCCACCTACGATCTGCAGCCCGAGATGAGCGCGCCCGAGCTGACCGACAAGCTGGTCGCGGCGATCGAAAGCGATGAATACGATGTGATCATCTGCAACTACGCCAACCCCGATATGGTGGGCCACAGTGGCAACTTCGACGCCACGGTCAAGGCGATCGAAGCCCTTGATGAATGCGTCGGCCGGGTGGTCGAATCGGTCCGCCAGGCCGGTGGCGAGATGCTGATCACCGCCGATCACGGCAACGCCGAAATGATGCAAAACCCCGAGACCAATCAGGCGCACACCGCGCACACCACCAACCTGGTGCCGCTGATCTATGTCGGGCGGGGCTTCGCTCTGGAGGACAACGGTGCCCTCTCTGACATCGCCCCCACCATGCTGGAGCTGATGGGCATTCCCCAGCCGTCCGAGATGAACGGCCGCTCACTGATTGCCCAATCCGAAGATGCGGTGCAGGACACGGTATAA